The following coding sequences are from one Bradyrhizobium sp. 200 window:
- a CDS encoding cytochrome P450, with translation MAQHVDFDFTSEAFFRDPQTGVAQLRAIGPAVATKFPIIGRVWVTTTYEAAARVLKESTLFTLRKEGGVLVGLPWWMPKVIGAVANNMLTMDEPDHTRLRNIVDEAFRRRAVLDMEPHIRAIADRLADELFAAGSPADLVQRYARMLPLAVICELLGLPTADRPKFIAWANSIANLTNAFGFLRLIGGLFKMRRYLQGRLQVARQEGGEGLIAELVRVEKEGGRITPDEMVSMVFLLLGAGSETTTHLISGSVFELLKDPARRDWLAADWRRAGLAIEEFLRFVSPVQFSKPRYVRQDVDLEGVKLKKGDRVMAMIVAANLDAQANECPERLDLERRPNRHLAFGTGIHFCLGHQLARIEGICALQALFTRWPGLKLAVEPSQIHWRRRPGIRMIAKLPVLASV, from the coding sequence ATGGCACAGCATGTGGATTTCGATTTCACCAGCGAGGCGTTTTTTCGCGATCCGCAGACCGGCGTCGCGCAACTGCGCGCGATCGGTCCCGCCGTCGCGACGAAATTCCCGATCATAGGCCGGGTCTGGGTCACCACGACCTACGAGGCGGCGGCGCGGGTGCTGAAGGAAAGCACGCTCTTCACGCTGCGCAAGGAGGGCGGGGTGCTGGTCGGACTGCCCTGGTGGATGCCGAAAGTGATCGGGGCGGTCGCCAACAACATGCTGACGATGGACGAGCCGGACCACACGCGCCTGCGCAACATCGTCGATGAGGCGTTCCGCCGCCGCGCGGTGCTCGACATGGAACCGCATATTCGCGCCATCGCCGATCGCCTCGCCGATGAATTGTTTGCGGCGGGTAGCCCCGCCGATCTGGTTCAACGCTATGCGCGGATGCTGCCGCTTGCGGTGATTTGCGAACTGCTGGGCCTGCCGACGGCCGACCGGCCGAAGTTCATCGCCTGGGCCAATTCGATAGCGAATCTCACCAATGCATTCGGCTTTCTGCGGCTGATCGGCGGGCTCTTCAAGATGCGCCGCTATCTGCAGGGACGTCTGCAGGTCGCCCGGCAAGAAGGCGGCGAAGGACTGATCGCCGAACTGGTGCGCGTCGAGAAGGAAGGCGGGCGCATCACGCCGGACGAGATGGTCTCGATGGTGTTTCTATTGCTCGGCGCCGGGTCCGAGACCACCACGCATTTGATCAGCGGATCGGTTTTCGAACTGCTGAAGGATCCGGCTCGGCGCGATTGGCTCGCGGCCGACTGGCGCCGCGCCGGGCTCGCGATCGAGGAATTCCTGCGCTTCGTCTCGCCGGTGCAATTCTCCAAGCCGCGCTACGTGCGCCAGGACGTCGATCTCGAGGGCGTGAAGTTGAAGAAGGGCGACAGGGTGATGGCGATGATCGTCGCCGCCAATCTGGACGCGCAAGCGAACGAGTGTCCCGAACGCCTCGATCTGGAGCGGCGGCCGAACCGGCATCTCGCGTTCGGCACGGGAATTCATTTCTGCCTCGGCCATCAGCTCGCGCGCATCGAAGGGATCTGCGCGTTGCAGGCGCTGTTCACGCGCTGGCCGGGACTGAAGCTGGCGGTCGAGCCGTCGCAGATTCATTGGCGGAGACGGCCGGGCATCCGCATGATTGCGAAGCTGCCCGTCCTGGCCAGTGTCTGA